Proteins encoded in a region of the Deefgea piscis genome:
- a CDS encoding DUF6404 family protein has protein sequence MMTFEDKCNYAIKELENAGIWKSNYNPPILKLARKLGFKVPFPHYNSFLNNALSAGIYFGVFWGLFMYFIVWGQQNMPATKMLSAATLAGAFFGLSMASYYKYSFKKNKLTPWCEIKNN, from the coding sequence ATGATGACCTTTGAAGATAAATGTAATTACGCAATTAAAGAGCTTGAAAACGCTGGCATTTGGAAATCAAACTACAATCCACCAATTTTAAAGTTGGCTCGGAAACTAGGATTTAAAGTTCCATTTCCTCATTACAACTCTTTTTTAAATAATGCGCTTTCAGCTGGAATTTATTTTGGTGTTTTCTGGGGGCTGTTTATGTATTTCATTGTATGGGGCCAACAAAATATGCCGGCGACTAAAATGCTATCAGCGGCCACACTTGCCGGCGCTTTTTTTGGTTTATCTATGGCCTCATATTACAAATACAGCTTTAAAAAAAATAAATTAACACCTTGGTGTGAAATTAAAAATAACTAA
- a CDS encoding acyl carrier protein yields the protein MKAMLLVVFVVVLLFFWVGAETSRRNKQIEKAFSGRESLTIEQFYSRYFQDKGIPFSIVAGVVKTLEEQLNADMSRIRPDDDFSKILEFFWAYDDMADVAIVVEFEKLFDIVISNDEAESTHTIADIVNLIHFKREAR from the coding sequence ATGAAAGCAATGCTCCTGGTCGTTTTTGTTGTTGTTTTGCTATTTTTCTGGGTAGGAGCTGAGACTAGCCGAAGAAATAAGCAAATTGAGAAGGCATTTTCAGGAAGAGAATCACTAACAATCGAACAGTTCTATTCGCGCTACTTTCAAGATAAGGGCATCCCGTTTTCAATAGTTGCTGGGGTAGTAAAAACGCTTGAAGAGCAACTTAATGCAGATATGTCGCGCATTAGACCTGATGATGACTTCTCAAAAATCCTCGAATTCTTTTGGGCTTATGATGACATGGCGGATGTAGCAATCGTAGTGGAATTTGAAAAGCTTTTTGATATTGTCATTTCGAATGATGAAGCAGAATCCACCCACACCATTGCAGACATAGTAAATTTAATTCATTTCAAACGTGAAGCGCGCTGA
- a CDS encoding tetratricopeptide repeat protein: MSKIVAFALLVVSVLFVLPVASAKLTEQQANSLYNKAQTGDKNAVGTLLAAAQSGDAFAQNKIGNLARGYDDAAAIAWYRKSADQGYANAQYNMGLCYYNGFGTAINYAEAAAWYRKSVAQGYDKAQYNLGTMYKSGKGVPQDLAQALNLYRKAAEQGNRSAQSALGFHYLTGQGIEVNSALGEAWIKKAAAQGEERALKYLANNK, translated from the coding sequence ATGAGTAAAATCGTCGCGTTTGCTTTGCTTGTTGTCAGTGTATTGTTTGTTTTGCCCGTCGCTAGTGCCAAATTAACCGAGCAGCAAGCCAATAGTTTGTATAACAAAGCGCAAACGGGCGATAAAAATGCAGTGGGTACTTTGCTCGCGGCGGCGCAAAGCGGTGATGCCTTTGCGCAAAATAAAATCGGCAATTTAGCTCGAGGTTATGATGATGCTGCGGCTATAGCGTGGTATCGCAAATCAGCAGATCAAGGCTATGCCAACGCCCAATACAATATGGGGCTCTGTTATTACAATGGATTTGGCACAGCAATCAATTACGCCGAGGCTGCTGCGTGGTATCGCAAGTCGGTCGCACAAGGCTACGACAAAGCGCAGTACAACTTAGGAACTATGTATAAGAGCGGTAAAGGTGTACCGCAAGACTTAGCTCAAGCCTTGAATTTGTACCGCAAAGCCGCTGAGCAAGGGAATCGGTCTGCGCAAAGTGCGCTGGGGTTTCATTACTTGACGGGACAAGGGATTGAAGTCAACTCTGCTTTGGGAGAGGCATGGATTAAAAAAGCGGCAGCGCAAGGCGAAGAGCGTGCGTTGAAATATCTAGCGAATAACAAATAA
- a CDS encoding TPM domain-containing protein, translating into MSRSTICGIALCVVSLSALGFWHYRQAPDAGMLVVASAPVSASKPLPIDAHLIDQTGIIPVGDIPRFEQYMGWILRESGIDVRMVFLPDMGNKTIEAQAVDWMAQLQIGKQTGQQRGLLLLYDLQGQRLKVEVGYGLEAVFPDVFVNYLVQEHAKIFFASGDVSLGLRLLLRLLQHRMREAVIGNDFDPRTIVKARELAYLSGGAGVNAAVALGSKQGSQAIVPSKSKAAFPAGQSPTSTYHTYLAWLAHWPMDPDAQFFTPESRQYLASLPSSPAYAEFILLSEYGKQFKIVERGDLALLYFTNTPLVSPHFFIKVDGEWRLDLMAEVRNTREHTGGEYTWAYSGDQDKYTYAFRDLLVTLKGYRRIQDGDNRMLVIRGED; encoded by the coding sequence ATGAGTCGCAGCACCATCTGTGGTATCGCGCTGTGTGTGGTTTCGCTATCGGCATTGGGTTTTTGGCATTACAGACAAGCCCCCGATGCAGGCATGCTTGTTGTTGCATCTGCCCCCGTTTCGGCGTCAAAGCCATTGCCTATAGACGCTCACCTCATCGATCAAACTGGCATCATTCCCGTTGGGGATATACCGCGCTTTGAGCAGTATATGGGCTGGATTTTGCGAGAATCAGGGATTGATGTGCGGATGGTTTTTTTGCCCGATATGGGCAATAAAACCATTGAGGCTCAGGCGGTAGATTGGATGGCGCAATTGCAAATCGGTAAGCAAACCGGTCAACAACGCGGTCTTTTGTTGTTGTACGACCTGCAAGGGCAACGACTAAAGGTTGAGGTCGGTTATGGTTTAGAAGCAGTCTTTCCTGATGTTTTTGTAAACTATCTTGTGCAAGAGCATGCGAAAATATTCTTTGCTTCAGGGGATGTCTCTCTGGGTTTGCGCTTACTGCTGCGTCTATTGCAACATCGCATGCGCGAGGCGGTGATTGGCAACGACTTCGACCCGCGCACAATCGTTAAGGCCCGCGAGTTAGCCTATCTTTCTGGTGGTGCTGGTGTGAATGCGGCGGTTGCTCTTGGTTCCAAGCAAGGCAGTCAAGCAATTGTGCCGTCAAAAAGTAAAGCGGCCTTTCCAGCTGGTCAATCCCCAACAAGTACATATCACACCTATCTGGCATGGTTGGCGCATTGGCCGATGGATCCCGATGCTCAATTTTTCACCCCCGAGTCTCGCCAATATTTAGCCTCATTGCCGAGCAGCCCTGCTTATGCGGAATTCATATTGCTCAGTGAATACGGTAAGCAATTTAAGATCGTCGAGCGCGGCGACTTGGCTTTACTGTACTTCACCAATACGCCATTGGTGTCGCCACACTTTTTTATAAAAGTAGATGGTGAATGGCGTTTGGACTTGATGGCTGAGGTGCGCAATACACGTGAGCATACTGGCGGCGAATACACATGGGCATATTCCGGCGATCAAGATAAATACACGTATGCCTTTCGGGATTTACTCGTGACGCTCAAGGGCTATCGGCGGATACAAGATGGCGATAATCGAATGCTCGTTATTCGAGGGGAGGATTAA
- a CDS encoding MgtC/SapB family protein, with the protein MLSLADQSTLFGLCVALGIGLLVGAERERRKGSGPKRVAAGIRTFVVCALLGAVSVILGDGLLLAVTTLIVGVGVFIAYQRIQDQDPGMTTEFALLLTCLLGGLAIRESMLAAAVGVVLALLLAAKDRLHHFVRSVLTAQELKDIILFSAMALIVLPLAPDRFMGPFDAINPRAVARLIVAVMAISALGYLAMRALGARYGLPLAGFAAGFVSSTATIYAMGERVSRQPAMMSGAVAGAVLSSIATIIQMMVVIGLIQTSLLTALVWPLSLGGFAASLYGLLFVWQKDAVSAAENAGDDIGRAFSLKSAAVFAGLVSLILLLSAALNAYLGARGMWLGAALTGLADAHATAASAASLMADNKISSAQAVGPILIGLTSNTLMKAIVAFKSGGVQYAKRIVPGLVLMILAVWVGAWLG; encoded by the coding sequence ATGCTAAGTTTGGCAGATCAATCCACCCTGTTTGGGCTGTGTGTAGCACTTGGTATCGGGCTGCTGGTCGGGGCTGAGCGTGAGCGGCGCAAGGGGAGTGGCCCCAAAAGAGTAGCGGCTGGCATTCGCACGTTTGTGGTCTGCGCCTTGCTTGGCGCGGTGAGTGTTATCTTGGGCGATGGATTATTACTGGCCGTAACGACGTTGATTGTGGGGGTCGGCGTGTTTATTGCCTACCAACGCATTCAGGATCAGGATCCTGGTATGACAACCGAGTTTGCGTTGTTGTTAACTTGTCTGTTGGGTGGCTTGGCCATCCGTGAATCGATGTTGGCTGCAGCAGTCGGGGTCGTGTTGGCGCTGCTATTGGCCGCGAAAGATCGCTTGCATCATTTCGTGCGTAGCGTACTGACTGCGCAGGAGCTCAAAGACATTATTTTGTTCTCAGCCATGGCCTTGATTGTGTTGCCTCTCGCGCCCGACCGTTTTATGGGGCCATTTGATGCGATCAATCCGCGTGCGGTGGCGCGTTTGATCGTCGCAGTCATGGCGATTAGTGCGCTTGGCTATTTGGCGATGCGCGCCTTGGGCGCGCGTTACGGCCTGCCGTTGGCGGGGTTTGCCGCCGGTTTTGTTTCAAGTACCGCCACAATATATGCCATGGGCGAGCGCGTGTCGCGCCAACCCGCGATGATGAGTGGTGCAGTGGCTGGGGCCGTGCTTTCGTCCATTGCCACCATTATTCAAATGATGGTCGTCATTGGCCTGATACAAACATCGCTATTAACCGCCTTGGTCTGGCCCTTGTCACTCGGTGGATTTGCCGCCAGCCTATATGGTCTGCTGTTTGTATGGCAAAAAGACGCCGTCAGTGCCGCTGAAAACGCAGGTGACGATATCGGACGCGCTTTTAGTTTAAAGTCAGCGGCGGTGTTTGCTGGGCTAGTGAGTTTGATCTTGCTTTTATCGGCCGCGTTAAATGCTTACTTGGGGGCGCGCGGCATGTGGCTAGGTGCGGCATTAACCGGCTTAGCCGATGCACATGCAACGGCGGCATCGGCCGCCTCATTGATGGCCGACAATAAGATCTCGAGCGCGCAAGCGGTTGGGCCAATTTTGATTGGCCTGACCAGCAATACGCTGATGAAAGCGATTGTTGCTTTTAAGTCTGGCGGCGTTCAGTACGCAAAGCGTATCGTGCCGGGCTTGGTTTTGATGATACTCGCCGTTTGGGTTGGCGCATGGCTAGGTTGA
- a CDS encoding YnfA family protein produces the protein MFLLFAFTAVAEIVGCYLVWRVVKQGGSAWYLIPAAVSLALFAYCLALHPSATGRIYAAYGGMYIAVALVWLRVVDGVTLTRWDGLGALLALLGMAVIAFQPIADSASGFK, from the coding sequence GTGTTTTTGTTGTTTGCTTTTACTGCCGTGGCAGAGATTGTTGGCTGTTATTTGGTGTGGCGAGTTGTCAAGCAAGGCGGTAGCGCGTGGTATTTGATTCCGGCGGCGGTGTCATTGGCTTTGTTTGCATATTGCTTAGCCCTGCATCCGAGTGCCACCGGACGAATTTATGCCGCATACGGCGGGATGTATATCGCTGTGGCATTAGTATGGCTGCGCGTGGTGGATGGGGTGACCTTAACCCGTTGGGATGGTTTGGGGGCCTTGTTGGCTTTGCTGGGGATGGCGGTGATTGCTTTTCAGCCCATCGCCGATTCAGCGTCCGGTTTTAAATAA
- the recJ gene encoding single-stranded-DNA-specific exonuclease RecJ → MLTIRPRPVPAQLENALLTAGFSALHARLYAARGIADPQELEYELKHLLPFSQLKNAAEMGARLADAIAAGQRMLIVGDYDCDGATATALGMRGLAAFGAVVDFIVPNRFEYGYGLTPEIVALAAERHPNIIITVDNGIASHAGVEAARALGIEVLITDHHLPADTLPDALIVNPNQPECAFPSKNLAGVGVMFYVLMALRAELRSRGAFAGKTEPNLAQWLDIVALGTVADVVKLDANNRILVEQGLKRMRAGRAAPGIMALFSAAGRFHARASCFDLGFALGPRLNAAGRLDDMSFGINTLLAASEEAALPLARELDQLNRARRDIEQGMRAEAELALASVAVDDSFSIALYNPDWHQGVVGIVASRMKDRFHRPTIVFANGNGDEIKGSGRSIPGLHLRDALDLVSKRHPHLIRKFGGHAMAAGLSLNVRDFAEFKAAFESVCRELLNEGDLSRIIETDGELPPDAFVLATAEGLESQVWGQGFPAPVFQGQFRVLEQRIVGEKHSKLKLATKSGIAVEAMQFNYCEPIPKDITAVYKINVNEFRGERMLQLQLELSRPFNQQDECSL, encoded by the coding sequence GTGCTGACTATTCGTCCTCGTCCCGTTCCGGCCCAGCTAGAAAACGCATTGTTAACGGCTGGATTTTCAGCCTTGCATGCGCGGCTTTATGCTGCGCGTGGCATTGCCGATCCGCAAGAACTCGAGTATGAGTTAAAGCACCTATTGCCGTTTAGCCAACTCAAAAACGCCGCTGAAATGGGCGCTCGTTTGGCCGATGCCATCGCTGCTGGGCAGCGCATGTTGATTGTTGGCGATTACGATTGTGATGGCGCAACGGCCACCGCTTTGGGTATGAGAGGTTTGGCGGCATTTGGCGCGGTAGTGGATTTTATTGTGCCCAATCGTTTTGAATATGGTTATGGTCTTACGCCAGAAATTGTCGCTTTGGCGGCCGAGCGCCATCCGAATATTATTATTACCGTGGACAATGGCATCGCCAGTCATGCTGGGGTTGAGGCGGCGCGCGCACTGGGTATTGAGGTGTTAATTACCGACCATCATTTACCGGCCGATACGTTACCGGATGCTTTGATTGTGAACCCCAATCAGCCCGAATGTGCGTTCCCGAGTAAAAATCTCGCCGGTGTTGGCGTGATGTTTTATGTGTTGATGGCACTGCGTGCCGAGCTGCGCTCGCGCGGCGCATTTGCGGGCAAAACTGAGCCTAATTTGGCGCAATGGCTTGATATCGTCGCCTTGGGTACCGTGGCCGACGTGGTTAAGCTCGATGCAAATAATCGGATTTTGGTTGAGCAAGGCTTAAAAAGAATGCGCGCTGGCCGCGCTGCGCCCGGGATTATGGCTTTGTTTAGTGCTGCGGGGCGTTTTCATGCTCGAGCCAGTTGCTTTGACTTGGGTTTTGCCTTGGGGCCGCGCCTGAATGCCGCCGGGCGTTTGGACGATATGAGTTTTGGTATCAACACTTTGCTGGCCGCCAGTGAAGAGGCGGCTTTGCCTTTAGCGCGTGAACTAGACCAATTAAATCGAGCGCGCCGCGATATTGAACAAGGCATGCGCGCTGAGGCCGAGTTGGCATTGGCCAGTGTGGCGGTGGATGACAGCTTTAGTATTGCGCTGTACAACCCCGATTGGCATCAAGGCGTGGTGGGGATTGTGGCATCGCGAATGAAAGATCGTTTTCATCGGCCAACCATTGTTTTTGCCAATGGCAATGGTGATGAAATCAAAGGCTCGGGGCGCTCGATTCCCGGTTTGCATTTGCGCGATGCGCTGGATTTAGTCTCCAAACGCCATCCGCATTTAATTCGTAAATTTGGCGGGCATGCGATGGCGGCGGGTTTGTCGTTAAATGTTCGCGATTTTGCCGAATTTAAAGCCGCATTTGAAAGCGTTTGCCGTGAATTACTCAATGAAGGTGATTTAAGCCGCATTATCGAAACCGATGGTGAGTTGCCGCCAGATGCTTTTGTGTTGGCCACTGCCGAAGGTTTAGAAAGCCAAGTTTGGGGGCAGGGGTTTCCTGCACCTGTATTTCAGGGGCAATTTCGGGTATTAGAGCAGCGTATTGTCGGCGAAAAGCATAGCAAGCTTAAATTGGCGACAAAGTCAGGTATTGCTGTAGAGGCCATGCAATTTAACTACTGCGAGCCAATACCTAAAGATATCACTGCGGTGTACAAAATCAATGTGAATGAATTTAGAGGTGAGCGGATGTTGCAATTGCAATTGGAGTTGAGTCGTCCATTTAATCAGCAGGATGAGTGCTCACTATGA
- a CDS encoding chitinase N-terminal domain-containing protein produces the protein MKRRGRLASWLFTAVSRWLGASGLVLATLGVMPAAQASFLLPSAEAASRMQLACQPTMILGLMSCESLPEPAPIRGNATEIIPAEFVAPSNEIATMGAQVDETPQAPFLDLVPRRVKAGRFSLSWQNGMGQVGQWWEVWDNQQLRYRGKDFIQRPLPTLSASATDTASSTTQTQSEVVLNDVQGGVFTIEKIEPGEHQWEVRLCNGSQAAPKCSAAYAQTWVELAEQSTESQHVPGQPELAWFPAVVTDGKIMLQWHLYWGKTGDQWQVLNAGKVIYRSSQFTEHTENSQAGSVQLPLVDGVYSLAVRLCQESRCSESRAQTVEAMLGPALAPTPPEVNVYTDSDAELGSGLVAGQVLVSWQTAAASVAPETWRLLDENSRQVIVSQKIKRACQAGVWCGSWQGVPPTRPAHWRVQLCRAQQCVESQRLVVP, from the coding sequence ATGAAGCGCCGAGGGCGATTGGCGTCTTGGTTATTCACGGCAGTCAGCCGATGGTTAGGCGCCAGTGGGCTGGTGCTGGCCACCTTGGGCGTAATGCCTGCAGCACAGGCGAGTTTTTTATTGCCCAGTGCGGAGGCGGCTTCTCGCATGCAATTGGCCTGCCAGCCGACGATGATTCTTGGCTTAATGTCGTGTGAATCTTTGCCCGAACCCGCGCCGATTCGGGGTAATGCCACAGAAATTATTCCCGCTGAGTTTGTGGCGCCGAGTAACGAGATAGCAACGATGGGCGCGCAGGTGGATGAAACACCGCAAGCACCGTTTTTAGATTTGGTGCCGCGTCGGGTCAAAGCCGGTCGGTTTAGCTTGAGTTGGCAAAATGGCATGGGGCAGGTAGGGCAATGGTGGGAGGTTTGGGATAATCAGCAGTTGCGTTATCGCGGCAAAGATTTTATTCAGCGCCCTTTACCCACGCTGTCTGCATCCGCTACTGATACCGCTAGTTCTACTACCCAAACGCAATCTGAAGTGGTGCTCAATGATGTGCAAGGCGGCGTTTTTACCATAGAAAAAATCGAGCCCGGTGAGCATCAATGGGAAGTGCGGTTGTGTAATGGATCGCAAGCAGCGCCTAAATGTAGTGCTGCCTATGCGCAAACGTGGGTTGAGTTGGCAGAGCAAAGCACTGAGTCGCAGCACGTGCCAGGTCAGCCCGAATTGGCTTGGTTTCCTGCTGTCGTCACCGACGGCAAAATTATGCTGCAATGGCATTTGTATTGGGGGAAAACCGGTGATCAATGGCAAGTACTCAATGCGGGCAAAGTGATTTATCGGTCTAGCCAATTTACTGAGCATACTGAAAATAGCCAAGCAGGCAGCGTACAACTGCCTTTAGTGGATGGCGTTTATTCGCTGGCAGTGCGTTTATGTCAGGAAAGTCGCTGTAGTGAGTCCCGGGCGCAGACAGTCGAGGCCATGCTGGGCCCGGCACTCGCGCCAACGCCACCTGAAGTCAATGTGTATACCGATAGCGATGCTGAGCTGGGCTCAGGATTGGTGGCGGGGCAGGTGCTGGTTAGTTGGCAAACCGCTGCTGCGAGCGTAGCACCTGAGACTTGGCGTTTGCTCGATGAAAATTCGCGGCAGGTGATTGTTAGCCAAAAAATTAAACGCGCCTGTCAGGCCGGTGTGTGGTGCGGCAGTTGGCAAGGCGTGCCGCCAACTCGGCCAGCGCATTGGCGGGTGCAGCTTTGCCGTGCGCAGCAATGCGTTGAGAGCCAACGCTTGGTCGTACCATAA
- a CDS encoding HvfC/BufC N-terminal domain-containing protein, whose product MNYHTLLLEFAQAMDHPDRPKQFLSTATQANMAVYRNNVRLNRANALQIAYPTIFALLGDEFFMAMADCYTEQTPCHSANLQREGAHFPAFIAQFAPAQAYPYLSDMAHFDWAMHIAHTADDCTAISAQSLAESVNELGELVFTLHPAVSIIESPWPIASIYAMHHGQAAPQDLHQAESVMIWRDQYQVIDAANAQFLRQLQQAQPLSQALITAATLSANFDPTASLGQLITQQLILKITPTSTASSQGAEPK is encoded by the coding sequence ATGAACTATCACACGCTTTTGCTTGAATTTGCTCAAGCGATGGACCACCCCGATCGGCCCAAGCAATTTCTTAGCACGGCAACACAAGCCAATATGGCGGTTTACCGTAATAATGTCCGGCTCAATCGCGCCAATGCCTTGCAAATTGCCTATCCCACCATTTTTGCTTTATTGGGGGATGAATTTTTTATGGCGATGGCTGACTGCTATACCGAACAAACCCCCTGCCATAGTGCCAACTTGCAGCGCGAAGGCGCACATTTTCCCGCGTTTATTGCGCAATTTGCCCCAGCACAAGCCTACCCCTATTTAAGTGACATGGCTCATTTTGATTGGGCGATGCATATTGCCCATACTGCAGACGATTGCACTGCGATTAGCGCACAATCTTTGGCTGAATCCGTCAACGAGCTGGGCGAGCTTGTTTTTACCTTGCATCCCGCCGTCAGCATTATCGAGTCACCATGGCCGATTGCCAGTATTTACGCCATGCATCATGGGCAAGCTGCGCCGCAAGACTTACACCAAGCCGAATCAGTCATGATTTGGCGCGATCAATACCAAGTCATCGATGCGGCCAATGCACAATTTTTACGTCAATTACAACAAGCGCAGCCCTTATCTCAAGCCTTAATAACCGCCGCCACCCTCAGCGCCAACTTTGACCCCACGGCGAGCTTAGGCCAATTAATTACCCAGCAATTAATTCTAAAAATTACGCCCACTTCGACCGCATCATCGCAAGGCGCTGAGCCGAAATAG
- the bufB gene encoding MNIO family bufferin maturase, whose protein sequence is MLTTLPACAGLGLRSPHIQQVIHQRPPVSWWEVHSENYFGGGAPIAALEKIRADYPISLHGVAMGLGSPDALDTQHLTQLQQLVERIQPQAISEHLAWNRIAQRAYADLLPVPRVEGVIALISERINTVQARLQRPILLENVSSYIQFKEDQYLESEILAELVAQTGCGLLLDVNNLIVSQINLGIDPKIEIAHLPIQSIAEIHIAGFEVFSGVAIDTHGAAPLPATWQLLDLVLAQTGPIPVLLERDQNIPALADLMQDYQQLDAHCAAIWQGQVA, encoded by the coding sequence ATGCTGACCACACTCCCCGCCTGCGCCGGTTTAGGACTTAGAAGCCCCCATATTCAACAAGTTATTCACCAGCGCCCGCCAGTGTCTTGGTGGGAAGTGCATAGCGAGAATTATTTTGGCGGTGGCGCGCCGATTGCAGCGCTCGAAAAAATCCGCGCCGACTATCCAATTAGCTTACATGGCGTCGCCATGGGGCTAGGCAGTCCCGATGCGCTGGATACGCAGCACCTTACGCAATTGCAGCAACTGGTCGAACGCATCCAGCCACAAGCGATTTCTGAACATTTGGCGTGGAACCGCATCGCGCAACGCGCTTACGCAGATTTATTACCCGTACCTCGCGTTGAAGGGGTTATTGCCCTCATTAGCGAGCGCATCAACACCGTACAAGCGCGGCTGCAACGTCCGATCTTGCTAGAAAATGTATCGAGTTATATTCAATTTAAAGAGGATCAATACTTAGAAAGTGAAATACTGGCTGAATTAGTCGCGCAAACCGGTTGTGGCTTATTACTCGACGTCAACAACCTCATTGTCAGCCAAATCAATTTAGGCATTGACCCCAAAATTGAAATCGCCCATTTGCCGATTCAATCGATTGCGGAAATTCATATTGCCGGATTTGAGGTTTTTTCTGGTGTCGCCATCGATACCCATGGTGCAGCGCCGCTACCAGCCACATGGCAATTACTCGATTTGGTTTTGGCACAAACCGGCCCGATTCCGGTCTTGCTTGAGCGTGACCAAAACATCCCCGCATTGGCCGATTTAATGCAGGATTATCAACAACTCGATGCACATTGCGCCGCCATCTGGCAAGGGCAAGTCGCATGA
- a CDS encoding BufA1 family periplasmic bufferin-type metallophore encodes MNNKSILLASAMVAVLAAAAQPALAADAAKEKCYGIAKAGANDCAANGHSCAGQAGASMDPKEWKYVAKGTCTEMKGMLKAM; translated from the coding sequence ATGAACAATAAATCAATCTTACTTGCCTCAGCCATGGTTGCCGTTTTAGCTGCCGCTGCACAACCGGCTTTAGCCGCCGATGCCGCCAAAGAAAAATGCTATGGCATTGCCAAAGCGGGCGCCAATGATTGCGCCGCCAATGGTCATTCTTGCGCCGGCCAAGCGGGTGCCAGCATGGATCCCAAAGAATGGAAGTACGTTGCCAAAGGCACCTGCACAGAAATGAAAGGCATGCTCAAAGCAATGTGA
- the serB gene encoding phosphoserine phosphatase SerB produces the protein MYRLVIQAPELATQALKQLARLSGAQSIEAIDQQAFKLHAAEIDNLEAVADFCESNQLDFAFIPEDLSVRDIGLVVMDMDSTLITIECIDEIADMIGIKAQVAAITAAAMRGELDFNASLTQRVALLAGLDESALERVFTERLQLMPGAEKMLAGFHAAGAQTLLISGGFTFFTDKLKTQLGLTRTIANVLEIENGKLTGRIVGDIVNAERKRAELIAMRDELGLRHEQVVAMGDGANDLLMLNAAGFGVACHAKPKVQAEAPYKINYVGLDGVLNYFK, from the coding sequence ATGTACCGTTTAGTGATACAAGCGCCAGAATTGGCCACACAAGCCCTCAAACAACTGGCGCGTCTTTCTGGTGCGCAGTCAATTGAAGCGATCGACCAGCAGGCGTTTAAACTGCATGCGGCCGAAATCGACAATCTTGAAGCGGTTGCTGATTTTTGTGAATCCAACCAACTTGACTTTGCCTTTATTCCAGAAGATCTCAGCGTGCGCGACATTGGCTTAGTCGTTATGGATATGGACTCTACGCTGATCACCATCGAATGCATCGACGAAATCGCCGATATGATCGGCATCAAAGCACAAGTTGCCGCGATTACTGCGGCGGCCATGCGTGGCGAGCTTGATTTTAATGCCAGCCTTACGCAGCGCGTGGCTTTGCTGGCGGGGCTCGATGAGTCGGCGCTAGAGCGCGTTTTCACTGAACGTTTACAACTGATGCCGGGCGCAGAAAAAATGCTCGCCGGTTTTCACGCGGCTGGCGCACAAACCTTATTGATCTCCGGTGGATTTACTTTTTTTACTGACAAGCTTAAAACGCAACTTGGGCTTACTCGCACCATTGCCAATGTACTGGAAATCGAAAACGGCAAACTCACCGGCCGCATTGTTGGCGACATCGTCAATGCCGAAAGAAAACGCGCTGAATTGATCGCCATGCGCGATGAACTCGGTTTACGCCACGAGCAAGTCGTGGCAATGGGCGATGGCGCCAATGATTTACTGATGCTCAATGCCGCTGGTTTTGGCGTAGCTTGCCACGCCAAACCTAAGGTGCAAGCCGAAGCGCCTTACAAAATCAATTATGTTGGCCTCGATGGCGTCTTAAATTATTTTAAATAA